One genomic region from Onychostoma macrolepis isolate SWU-2019 chromosome 23, ASM1243209v1, whole genome shotgun sequence encodes:
- the LOC131532414 gene encoding protein-glutamine gamma-glutamyltransferase K-like: protein MSSSNPKTNGDPSASTPAAVPTTLSASETSDKLLMVHSVDLLKSKDGQNRLEHHTDAYFSDKLIVRRGQTFQMWIEFSRPFNPKSEKLQLQLKLDPIFTSNPGIRISVPLVDVLEDGCWEMKIVEQKDKSVRLAVNTLPTASIGRYRVTVESFSPRGRLLFPCTPNDIYMLFNPWCEDDPVYLDNEAERKEYVLNSMGRIYYGTEQQIGGRTWNFAQFEPDILEACFLLLEKGRVAMNEWRDPVIVSRMVSALVNSNDDRGVLMGNWSNSYEGGTSPTAWSGSGDILRQYYKNSGKPVKFGQCWVYSGVTTSVLRCLGIPTRCVTNFSSAHDTDLSLTTDIYLDEKLELLKDETSDSVWNFHVWNESWMTRPGLPAGNGGWQVVDATPQELSEGSYRCGPTPISAIRNGHVNLKFDTPFVFAEVNSDRIYWQKKPDGSLIQVHVEKSSIGHRISTKAVGSDARMDITHLYKYPEGSEEERIAVETASRFGSKPTLYPSPTDNDVSIEIVMDGTGPRIGEDAKLSIVLKNTSSKQRTASLLYEVMIMYYTGVLKATVKKDQIPIDLKPQETKTIPWTLQYKEYMNHLVDQGALMLTVTGRVNQTKQILATQFNFRLRTPDLILTPLEDAVVGKELTIKITFQNPLSQVLKNVLFRIEGLGMQSIRKIEHGDVEKLETVTLMEKFVPTISGPQKLLASMDCRLLTQVHGFADIVVKPV from the exons ATGTCTAGCTCTAACCCCAAAACCAATGGAGATCCCAGTGCCAGCACCCCTGCAGCTGTGCCTACGACCCTGTCTGCATCTGAGACTTCAG acaaGCTTCTGATGGTTCATTCGGTCGACCTCCTGAAATCCAAGGATGGGCAGAACCGTCTCGAGCATCACACAGACGCTTACTTCAGCGACAAGCTGATCGTCCGCAGAGGACAGACCTTCCAGATGTGGATTGAGTTTTCCAGACCCTTCAACCCCAAATCAGAGAAGCTGCAGCTGCAGCTGAAGTTAG ATCCCATCTTCACCAGTAATCCCGGGATTCGCATCTCTGTCCCGTTAGTGGATGTCCTGGAAGACGGCTGCTGGGAGATGAAGATCGTGGAGCAGAAGGACAAAAGCGTGCGGCTGGCGGTCAACACTCTTCCCACCGCCTCCATCGGCCGCTACAGGGTGACCGTTGAGTCTTTCTCACCGAGGGGCAGGCTGCTGTTCCCCTGCACCCCAAACGACATCTACATGCTCTTCAACCCCTGGTGTGAAG ATGATCCCGTGTATCTGGATAATGAAGCGGAAAGGAAAGAGTATGTTCTGAATAGCATGGGCAGGATTTATTACGGAACCGAGCAGCAAATTGGAGGCAGAACGTGGAATTTTGCCCAG TTTGAACCGGACATCCTGGAAGCGTGTTTCCTTCTGCTGGAGAAGGGTCGGGTCGCTATGAACGAATGGAGGGATCCAGTGATTGTGTCCAGAATGGTATCTGCTCTG GTGAACTCCAATGATGACCGCGGTGTGCTGATGGGTAATTGGTCAAACAGCTATGAAGGCGGGACGAGTCCCACTGCTTGGAGCGGGAGCGGCGACATCCTGAGACAGTATTACAAAAACTCAGGGAAGCCTGTCAAATTCGGACAGTGCTGGGTCTATTCAGGAGTCACCACATCTG TGTTGAGATGTCTTGGTATTCCCACCCGTTGTGTGACCAACTTCAGCTCCGCTCACGACACGGACCTTTCCCTGACCACAGACATTTATCTTGATGAGAAACTGGAGCTCCTCAAAGACGAGACCAGCGATTCTGTCTG GAACTTCCACGTGTGGAACGAATCCTGGATGACCCGTCCAGGCCTCCCGGCAGGTAACGGTGGGTGGCAGGTTGTGGATGCGACCCCTCAAGAGCTCAGCGAGGGTTCATACCGCTGCGGCCCCACCCCCATCTCCGCCATCCGCAACGGACATGTCAACCTGAAATTTGACACTCCTTTCGTCTTTGCTGAA GTGAACAGTGACAGAATCTACTGGCAGAAGAAACCTGATGGAAGTTTAATTCAGGTTCATGTGGAGAAGAGCTCCATCGGTCATCGAATCAGTACTAAAGCTGTAGGATCTGATGCACGCATGGATATCACACACCTCTACAAATACCCAGAAG GTTCAGAGGAGGAGCGCATAGCTGTGGAAACAGCCAGTCGTTTCGGCTCCAAGCCGACTTTGTATCCGTCACCCACCGACAACGATGTGAGTATTGAGATCGTCATGGACGGGACAGGACCACGTATCGGTGAAGACGCCAAACTCTCCATCGTCCTGAAGAACACAAGCTCAAAGCAGCGCACGGCCAGTCTGCTGTATGAGGTGATGATCATGTACTACACTGGAGTGCTGAAAGCCACCGTGAAGAAGGACCAGATTCCTATTGACCTTAAACCGCAAGAGA cCAAGACTATTCCTTGGACTCTGCAGTATAAGGAGTACATGAACCATCTGGTGGACCAGGGCGCTCTGATGCTCACGGTCACTGGTCGGGTCAATCAGACCAAACAGATTCTGGCCACACAGTTCAACTTCAGACTGCGAACACCAGACCTCATCCTCACT CCTCTAGAGGATGCTGTGGTGGGTAAAGAGTTGACCATCAAGATCACGTTCCAGAACCCGCTGTCACAAGTATTGAAGAATGTTTTGTTCCGTATAGAGGGACTGGGAATGCAGAGCATCAGAAAGATCGAACATGG TGATGTGGAGAAGCTTGAGACTGTTACACTGATGGAAAAGTTTGTTCCTACCATCTCTGGCCCTCAGAAGCTCCTGGCATCAATGGACTGCCGTCTGCTCACTCAAGTGCATGGGTTCGCTGATATTGTGGTGAAACCAGTGTAA